Proteins encoded by one window of Opitutia bacterium:
- a CDS encoding PAS domain-containing protein, which translates to MAGKKHSSLDKVLGRLDQLDQANLQNLVQRLVRERALLESVFNTLQEGVLVIDADGEIDYANEAAMRLIGLKEGATGASLWRLVPGLRASLGGGEADDAGGSGSPLVTREFELNYPQPRVVRLYRVPFHEGANGGMRYAIILTDITSEKKTTEELIENERVSSILLLAAGVAHELGNPLNSLTIHLQLIERRLKKLRGTKDGDALAESVRVCSDEVARLDGIIKNFLEAIRPRPPDLSDVNLVEVIEDVLRFQSRELADRGIRVDGELPASTPVIMADRDQLKQVFFNLVKNAMEAMSPGGRLSVRVRTDDDSVFVAFADTGSGIKAADMAKLFSPYHTTKPSGHGLGLMIVQRILRDHGGHVGIESKEGVGTVVTLQFPQKHRRVRMLK; encoded by the coding sequence ATGGCAGGCAAGAAGCACAGCTCCCTCGACAAGGTTCTCGGCCGGCTCGATCAACTCGACCAGGCCAACCTGCAGAATCTCGTGCAGCGGCTCGTGCGTGAGCGCGCGCTGCTCGAGTCGGTGTTCAACACGCTGCAGGAAGGCGTGCTGGTGATCGATGCCGATGGCGAAATCGACTACGCGAACGAAGCGGCGATGCGGCTGATCGGCTTGAAGGAGGGCGCGACGGGCGCCTCGCTTTGGCGGTTGGTGCCGGGACTGCGCGCTTCGCTCGGCGGAGGAGAGGCGGACGACGCAGGGGGCAGCGGCTCGCCGCTCGTCACGCGCGAATTCGAACTGAATTATCCGCAGCCACGCGTGGTTCGGCTCTATCGCGTGCCGTTCCACGAGGGCGCCAACGGTGGGATGCGCTACGCGATCATCCTGACCGACATCACGAGCGAGAAGAAGACCACCGAGGAGCTGATCGAGAACGAGCGCGTCTCGTCGATCCTGTTGCTCGCCGCCGGCGTGGCGCACGAGCTCGGCAATCCGCTCAACTCGCTCACTATCCACCTGCAATTGATCGAGCGGCGGCTGAAGAAACTCCGCGGCACGAAGGACGGCGACGCGCTTGCCGAGTCGGTGCGGGTGTGCTCGGACGAGGTCGCGCGGCTCGACGGCATCATCAAGAACTTCCTCGAGGCCATCCGGCCGCGTCCGCCGGATCTCTCGGACGTCAATCTCGTGGAGGTGATCGAGGACGTGCTGCGCTTCCAGTCGCGCGAACTCGCCGATCGCGGCATCCGCGTCGACGGGGAGTTGCCCGCGAGCACGCCGGTGATCATGGCGGATCGCGACCAGTTGAAGCAGGTGTTCTTCAATCTCGTGAAGAACGCGATGGAGGCGATGTCGCCCGGCGGGCGGCTGAGCGTGCGCGTGCGCACGGACGACGACTCGGTTTTCGTGGCCTTCGCGGACACCGGCAGCGGCATCAAGGCGGCGGACATGGCGAAACTTTTTTCGCCTTACCACACGACGAAACCGAGCGGCCACGGTCTCGGCCTCATGATCGTGCAGCGCATCCTGCGCGATCACGGCGGTCACGTCGGCATCGAGAGCAAGGAAGGCGTCGGCACGGTCGTGACGTTGCAATTCCCGCAAAAGCACCGACGCGTGCGGATGCTGAAGTGA
- a CDS encoding helix-turn-helix domain-containing protein, giving the protein MGPPISVKVRIEVERAFMGLDLSRDRIAFKVIKLPITDPNMPSPVPLSIYLHRRSSLGFALLLEMVFEVANRLSGRAVFAPEFVADRAGPYRFKHGLTLPRVARRLPTRGYLLVPPMEGFSGDFEVDDGESRFLVGAHRRELTIAAACLGSFLPAGAGLLDGLEATTHWRWAEFAAKRFPQVRWNPRALLCEQPGFVTAGGLLSAVDLALHIVGRHCDRSFCRELGRHLLADSVREKQSAYATTLVLQPRNREKFEALEKVIAAKLARPPTIPEMAEICRMSVRTFHRAFDETYGVSPGKYLQLKRIEQAKELLTDERLTVDAVADRCGFSQPAFFRTIFSRETGLTPAQFRKRHL; this is encoded by the coding sequence GTGGGACCGCCGATCAGCGTGAAGGTGAGGATCGAGGTGGAGAGGGCGTTCATGGGGCTCGATCTTTCGCGTGACAGAATCGCGTTCAAAGTTATTAAACTGCCAATCACGGATCCTAACATGCCATCACCCGTTCCCCTCTCGATTTATCTGCACCGCCGGAGTTCGCTCGGCTTCGCGCTGCTCTTGGAAATGGTCTTTGAAGTGGCGAATCGGTTGTCCGGTCGCGCGGTCTTTGCGCCGGAGTTTGTCGCGGATCGCGCGGGGCCCTATCGTTTCAAGCACGGGCTAACGTTGCCGCGTGTGGCGCGCCGGCTCCCTACGCGGGGCTATCTGCTGGTGCCGCCGATGGAGGGGTTCTCGGGCGACTTCGAGGTCGACGATGGCGAGTCGCGCTTCCTCGTCGGGGCGCACCGGCGGGAGCTGACGATCGCGGCGGCGTGTCTGGGGAGTTTCCTGCCAGCGGGGGCCGGGCTCCTCGACGGGCTCGAGGCGACGACGCACTGGCGTTGGGCGGAGTTCGCGGCGAAGCGGTTTCCGCAGGTGCGGTGGAATCCGCGCGCGTTGCTGTGCGAGCAGCCCGGGTTTGTGACGGCGGGCGGGTTGCTGTCGGCGGTCGATCTCGCGCTGCACATCGTGGGCCGGCATTGCGACCGGTCGTTTTGCCGGGAGCTCGGGCGCCATCTGCTGGCGGACAGCGTCCGCGAGAAGCAATCCGCCTATGCGACCACGTTGGTGCTCCAGCCGCGCAATCGGGAGAAATTCGAGGCACTCGAAAAGGTCATCGCGGCGAAACTGGCCCGGCCGCCGACGATTCCCGAGATGGCGGAAATCTGCCGCATGAGCGTCCGCACGTTCCATCGCGCCTTCGACGAAACCTATGGAGTCTCGCCGGGAAAATACCTGCAGTTGAAACGCATCGAGCAGGCGAAAGAGTTGCTAACCGACGAACGGCTGACCGTTGACGCAGTCGCCGATCGTTGCGGGTTTTCGCAGCCGGCGTTTTTTCGGACGATCTTTTCGCGGGAAACCGGGCTCACGCCCGCGCAGTTTCGCAAGCGGCACCTTTGA
- a CDS encoding ribonuclease HII → MAVKRRQLRAFDLKQIYGFEGLIGVDEAGRGALAGPVVAGAVLVSREFLEGKWAVAKSGRVNDSKQLSAEERAELWTEFDELARAGQIHATFGVASVAEIETLNILGATKLAMRRALEQIYPPMAFERKTEPDLFASEAERAAFQPTVSCKVLVDGLPLRHFPYPHEGLVNGDARSLCIAMASIIAKVTRDRMMDELDKVHDAYGFAQHKGYGTEEHREAVLKLGRCVAHRDSFLRKLFAQPRDLEGQLTFFGEEAVEDKG, encoded by the coding sequence ATGGCGGTGAAACGCCGACAACTCCGCGCGTTCGACCTCAAGCAGATTTACGGCTTCGAGGGGCTGATCGGCGTCGACGAAGCCGGGCGCGGCGCGCTGGCGGGCCCGGTCGTGGCCGGCGCGGTGCTGGTGTCGCGGGAATTTCTCGAGGGGAAATGGGCCGTCGCGAAGAGCGGGCGCGTGAACGACTCGAAGCAGCTCAGCGCGGAGGAACGCGCGGAGCTTTGGACGGAGTTCGACGAACTGGCTCGCGCCGGGCAAATCCACGCGACGTTCGGCGTGGCGAGCGTCGCGGAGATCGAGACGCTGAACATCCTCGGCGCCACGAAGCTCGCGATGCGCCGCGCACTCGAGCAGATTTATCCGCCGATGGCGTTCGAGCGGAAGACGGAGCCGGATCTTTTCGCGAGCGAAGCGGAGCGCGCGGCGTTTCAGCCGACAGTCTCGTGCAAGGTGCTCGTCGACGGCCTGCCGCTGCGGCATTTCCCGTATCCGCACGAGGGGCTCGTGAACGGAGATGCGCGTTCGCTGTGCATCGCGATGGCGTCGATCATCGCGAAGGTGACGCGCGATCGGATGATGGACGAGCTCGACAAGGTGCACGACGCCTACGGCTTCGCGCAGCACAAGGGCTACGGCACGGAGGAGCATCGCGAGGCGGTGCTGAAGCTCGGACGCTGCGTCGCGCACCGCGACAGCTTCCTCCGCAAGCTCTTCGCGCAGCCGCGCGACCTGGAAGGGCAGCTGACTTTCTTCGGCGAGGAGGCGGTGGAGGACAAAGGGTAG
- a CDS encoding ribonuclease HIII — translation MPKRFDDAAEEKPKALTTYTIKLDDAQMEKLRAAVAKKYWEEVEVPYARFAFKGPKVNVTAYTSGKVVVAGKETEDFVQNVIEAEVTGLAQLGYDDVHHPEWFEPHAGLDESGKGDLFGPVVAATVIAERPQIEAWRAAGVRDSKSIEDSQILKLDELIRGTPGAVVEVVYCSMAKYNELMLKPAANLNRLLAWQHARALEAALQKKWVPRGLLDQFSKEPLVQRELKKRGLERFNLEMRTKAESDPVVAAASVVARAEFVRQMRDLAREFGEKLQFGAGAQAKAQAAAIVERLGARTLPRFAKLHFRTSYEVVSAAGKLDELPLKEPKEKTEWRR, via the coding sequence ATGCCGAAACGGTTCGACGACGCCGCGGAAGAAAAGCCGAAGGCGCTGACCACTTACACGATCAAGCTCGACGATGCGCAGATGGAAAAACTGCGCGCCGCCGTGGCGAAGAAGTATTGGGAGGAGGTCGAGGTGCCGTATGCGCGGTTCGCGTTCAAGGGCCCGAAGGTCAACGTGACGGCCTACACGAGCGGGAAGGTCGTCGTCGCGGGCAAGGAGACGGAGGATTTCGTGCAGAACGTGATCGAGGCCGAGGTCACCGGCCTCGCCCAACTCGGCTACGACGACGTGCATCACCCCGAGTGGTTCGAGCCGCACGCGGGCCTCGACGAATCGGGCAAGGGCGACCTCTTCGGGCCGGTCGTGGCCGCGACCGTCATCGCCGAGCGCCCGCAGATTGAAGCGTGGCGCGCCGCCGGCGTGCGCGACTCGAAGAGCATCGAGGATTCGCAAATCCTGAAGCTCGACGAACTCATCCGCGGCACGCCGGGCGCGGTCGTGGAAGTGGTCTACTGCAGCATGGCGAAATACAACGAGCTCATGCTGAAGCCCGCCGCGAACCTGAACCGCCTGCTCGCGTGGCAGCACGCGCGGGCGCTCGAGGCGGCGTTGCAGAAAAAATGGGTGCCGCGCGGCCTGCTCGACCAGTTTTCCAAGGAACCGCTCGTGCAGCGCGAGCTGAAGAAGCGTGGACTCGAGCGCTTCAACCTCGAGATGCGCACCAAGGCCGAGTCGGACCCGGTGGTGGCTGCGGCGTCGGTCGTGGCTCGCGCGGAGTTCGTGCGGCAGATGCGGGACTTGGCGCGCGAGTTCGGCGAGAAATTGCAATTCGGCGCCGGCGCGCAGGCCAAGGCGCAGGCCGCGGCGATCGTGGAGCGGCTGGGCGCGCGGACGCTGCCGCGGTTCGCCAAGCTGCACTTCCGCACGAGCTACGAGGTCGTCTCCGCCGCGGGCAAGCTCGACGAGCTGCCGCTGAAGGAGCCGAAGGAGAAGACGGAGTGGCGCCGGTGA
- a CDS encoding MBL fold metallo-hydrolase, translating to MNALSTSILTFTLIGGPTVLLDYHGLRLITDPTFDACGCAYTRNHVTLRKTSSPACTPAELGRIDAVLLSHDQHADNLDDAGRALLGRVPLTLTTPVGAGRLGGTARGLAPWESVTLTAPDGAAVRITATPARHGPAGIERLAGDVTGFMIEAEGTPAVYVTGDTVYYEGVAEIARRFSPEVILAFAGAARPRGPMDLTMSANDLLDTAQAFPRALILPVHSEGWEHFTLPAEAARQVFENLGQGPRMELLTRGRPFTYPKPPTSEAPASE from the coding sequence ATGAACGCCCTCTCCACCTCGATCCTCACCTTCACGCTGATCGGCGGTCCCACGGTCCTGCTCGACTACCACGGGCTGCGCCTGATCACCGATCCGACCTTCGACGCCTGCGGTTGCGCCTACACGCGCAACCACGTGACCCTGCGCAAGACCAGTTCGCCAGCCTGCACGCCGGCCGAACTCGGACGCATCGACGCCGTGCTGCTCAGCCACGACCAGCACGCCGACAATCTCGACGACGCTGGCCGCGCCCTGCTCGGCCGCGTGCCGCTCACCTTGACGACGCCGGTGGGCGCCGGCCGGCTCGGCGGCACGGCGCGCGGTTTGGCGCCTTGGGAGTCGGTGACGCTGACCGCGCCCGACGGGGCCGCCGTGCGGATCACCGCCACGCCGGCACGGCACGGTCCCGCCGGCATCGAGCGACTCGCCGGGGATGTGACGGGCTTCATGATCGAGGCGGAGGGCACGCCGGCCGTCTACGTGACCGGCGACACCGTCTACTACGAAGGCGTGGCGGAGATCGCGCGTCGGTTTTCCCCGGAGGTGATCCTTGCCTTCGCCGGCGCCGCGCGGCCGCGTGGTCCGATGGACCTGACGATGTCGGCCAACGACCTGCTCGACACCGCTCAAGCGTTTCCCCGCGCACTCATTCTCCCGGTGCATTCTGAAGGCTGGGAGCACTTCACCCTCCCGGCCGAAGCGGCGCGACAGGTGTTCGAAAATCTCGGCCAAGGTCCACGCATGGAACTGCTCACGCGCGGACGTCCATTCACTTACCCGAAGCCGCCCACGTCCGAAGCGCCTGCGTCAGAATAA
- a CDS encoding NAD(P)-dependent oxidoreductase: protein MPPQLQPQTSKYAWSTIGRASPPKRTAEERVADFHEIYREFDEATVRAQAARCIQCPTPGCVQACPLNNRIPEWLALTAAGDFLGAAALSRSTSNMPEICSRVCPQEKLCEGSCILTSKTDAVAIGAVERFINEYAFRHGGFELLQAPANGRRVAVVGSGPGGLACADELAKLGYGVTVFESQLIPGGLLVNGIPAFKLEKHVVERRVDLLVRRGVEFKLGVRVGWDVALEEMREKFDAIFLGVGAQKPKPLDIPGANLHGIVDALPFLIPKNVDSPLAEGAQVDVTGKRVVVLGGGDTAMDCLRTALRSGASEVTCVYRRDLANMPGSRKEYANATEEGARFLFLTNPTEVVGNANGDVIEVRCTRMELGAPDASGRRKPRAVPNSEFAIAADIVLVAYGFDPVPWPEGSAFAQIEVDDWDGLKVDRNQMTSVAGVFAGGDSVRGPSLVVHAVRDGRKAAQGIHRWVTEQRVPA, encoded by the coding sequence ATGCCGCCGCAGCTCCAACCCCAGACGTCCAAGTATGCGTGGTCCACCATCGGGCGCGCTTCGCCCCCGAAGCGGACCGCGGAGGAACGTGTGGCGGATTTTCACGAGATCTACCGTGAGTTCGACGAGGCGACCGTGCGCGCGCAGGCGGCGCGTTGCATCCAGTGTCCGACGCCCGGCTGCGTGCAGGCGTGCCCGCTCAACAACCGCATCCCCGAATGGCTGGCGCTGACGGCGGCGGGCGATTTTCTCGGGGCGGCCGCGCTGTCGCGCAGCACGAGCAACATGCCGGAGATCTGCTCCCGCGTGTGTCCGCAGGAGAAACTCTGCGAGGGTTCGTGCATCCTCACCTCGAAGACGGACGCGGTGGCGATCGGCGCCGTCGAGCGGTTCATCAACGAATACGCGTTCCGGCACGGCGGTTTCGAACTCCTGCAGGCGCCCGCGAACGGCCGGCGGGTGGCGGTGGTCGGCTCCGGCCCGGGCGGACTCGCGTGCGCGGACGAACTCGCGAAGCTCGGCTACGGCGTCACGGTCTTCGAGTCGCAGTTGATTCCCGGCGGCTTGCTGGTGAATGGCATCCCGGCGTTCAAGCTCGAGAAGCATGTGGTCGAGCGCCGCGTCGATCTGCTCGTGCGGCGCGGCGTGGAATTCAAGCTGGGTGTGCGCGTCGGTTGGGACGTTGCGCTGGAGGAAATGCGCGAGAAGTTCGACGCGATCTTCCTCGGCGTCGGCGCGCAGAAGCCGAAGCCGCTCGATATCCCGGGCGCGAATTTGCACGGCATCGTTGACGCGCTGCCGTTCCTGATTCCGAAGAACGTCGACTCGCCGCTCGCGGAAGGCGCGCAGGTCGACGTGACGGGCAAGCGCGTGGTCGTGCTCGGTGGCGGCGACACGGCGATGGATTGTTTGCGGACGGCGCTGCGCAGCGGCGCGAGCGAGGTGACGTGCGTCTATCGCCGCGACCTCGCGAACATGCCGGGCAGCCGCAAGGAATACGCCAACGCGACGGAGGAGGGCGCGCGTTTCCTGTTTCTCACCAACCCGACGGAAGTCGTCGGCAATGCGAACGGCGACGTGATCGAGGTGCGGTGCACGCGCATGGAGCTCGGTGCGCCCGACGCGTCCGGCCGGCGCAAGCCGCGTGCGGTGCCGAACTCGGAATTCGCGATCGCGGCGGACATCGTGCTCGTCGCCTACGGTTTCGATCCGGTGCCGTGGCCCGAGGGCAGCGCGTTCGCGCAGATCGAGGTGGACGACTGGGACGGCTTGAAGGTCGATCGTAACCAGATGACCAGCGTCGCGGGCGTGTTTGCCGGCGGCGACTCAGTGCGCGGTCCGAGCCTCGTCGTGCACGCGGTGCGAGACGGGCGGAAGGCGGCGCAAGGCATCCACCGCTGGGTGACGGAGCAGCGCGTGCCGGCGTGA